One genomic region from Ptychodera flava strain L36383 chromosome 5, AS_Pfla_20210202, whole genome shotgun sequence encodes:
- the LOC139132906 gene encoding sacsin-like → MEGRAGVTASSEFYPESLLTEETQFTTEPCAQAPNCPFEMDFRERLSSESFVDTISRQIENYADTFTTDKMQHRLKKLKNIQVKCVNAIFIPHNEEKDKDKRDDNVKELPVYVQEGRDKYIIYLLHVSLIEEQSVIRHIAKMICMILDLGAERVMKEIEKCLQCEPGLAVQSLSDEQRSLRSLNFTVGQSPPMGSVLASQHLHQYPNYRFAEDEFVGYALDSGNDEPVVINAKVLQEVKFFETQSDGSDYNFKRVYEIHIGMDQPVVVPSLDLYRIDKMTDDSSTTGERGNDKSLNDTLAGISRLLEDIWSDTSFTDDQRRIAVKRLFLSWKLARNLTAENFATEVVKHLKKEVDRLNLEQQRLKRAKMENMESTSNKDNDTGTTSEYSALFSRWENDLAKYRLKLSESSAVDSLTSTDGPSIHTYQRSTIPNISEGKRWFRQAKADFRAAANDFKVTDSQSYEWVCFKCQQAAEKALKGGLYATLGYLPQSRSHSNISLASCLYSHGLPADVMADVRALLNLKCDHLHPRYPDMYGRMQIPNDVYSEGRASAALRHTSNILRAIAWLVKEYMD, encoded by the exons ATGGAAGGCAGGGCAG GTGTGACTGCATCGTCTGAGTTCTACCCTGAGTCATTGCTGACAGAAGAAACACAGTTTACAACAGAGCCTTGTGCGCAGGCTCCTAACTGCCCGTTTGAAATGGATTTCAGAGAACGTTTGTCATCTGAAAGTTTTGTAGACACTATCTCTAGACAGATAGAAAACTACGCAGATACGTTCACAACTGACAAAATGCAACATAGGTTGAAGAAACTTAAAAATATCCAAGTAAAGTGTGTCAATGCGATATTTATTCCACATAACGaagaaaaagacaaagacaagCGAGATGACAACGTGAAAGAATTACCGGTCTATGTACAGGAAGGCAGAGataaatatatcatatatcTCCTACATGTTTCACTAATCGAAGAGCAATCCGTTATCAGGCATATTGCCAAAATGATTTGCATGATTCTTGACCTCGGAGCCGAGAGAGTAATGAAAGAGATCGAGAAATGTCTCCAGTGCGAACCTGGCCTGGCTGTCCAGAGTTTATCTGATGAACAACGCAGTCTGAGATCATTAAATTTCACAGTGGGTCAGTCACCACCAATGGGATCGGTATTGGCGTCACAACACCTGCACCAATATCCAAACTACCGCTTTGCCGAGGATGAATTTGTGGGTTACGCCTTAGATTCGGGAAATGACGAACCTGTCGTTATCAACGCTAAGGTACTCCAGGAAGTGAAATTTTTTGAGACTCAGTCTGACGGGTCAGACTACAACTTTAAACGAGTTTATGAGATTCATATTGGAATGGACCAACCCGTTGTTGTTCCCAGCCTTGATCTTTACAGGATAGATAAAATGACTGACGATTCATCAACAACTGGAGAAAGAGGAAACGACAAATCGTTGAACGATACTCTCGCGGGGATATCTCGCTTGTTGGAAGATATTTGGTCTGACACATCGTTTACTGATGACCAACGCAGAATTGCTGTAAAACGACTCTTTCTATCATGGAAGCTAGCGAGAAATCTAACGGCTGAAAATTTCGCAACCGAGGTGGTGAAACATCTAAAGAAAGAAGTAGACAGACTAAATCTTGAACAACAAAGATTGAAACGAGCAAAGATGGAAAATATGGAATCGACAAGCAACAAAGACAATGATACTGGCACCACATCCGAATACAGTGCCTTGTTTTCGAGGTGGGAAAATGATCTTGCCAAATACCGTCTTAAATTGAGTGAAAGTAGCGCTGTTGATTCGCTAACTTCAACTGATGGGCCATCAATACACACGTATCAAAGATCCACAATCCCAAACATTTCAGAAGGCAAACGATGGTTTCGCCAAGCAAAGGCAGATTTCAGGGCAGCAGCCAATGACTTCAAAGTCACTGACAGCCAATCCTACGAATGGGTATGTTTTAAATGCCAGCAAGCGGCCGAGAAAGCCCTGAAGGGCGGCCTGTATGCAACCCTCGGCTATTTACCACAATCTCGAAGCCACTCTAATATATCGCTGGCCTCGTGCTTATATTCGCATGGATTGCCTGCAGATGTGATGGCGGACGTCCGGGCACTGCTCAACTTGAAGTGCGATCATTTACATCCACGATATCCAGATATGTATGGTAGAATGCAAATTCCTAATGATGTTTATTCTGAAGGGAGAGCCAGTGCTGCTCTCAGACATACCAGCAATATCTTACGAGCGATTGCATGGCTTGTTAAAGAGTATAtggattaa